The following is a genomic window from Rickettsiales bacterium.
AATTCCATTATTTCGCGTTGCATAATTTTCTAACCCTTTCTGTGTGTCTTCCACCTTCAAACTCAGTATTGAAGAAAGCTTCCACCATTTCTAATGCAATTTTATTATCAATAAATCTTGCACCAAGGCAAATTACATTTGCGTTATTATGCTGTCTGGCGAGTTTTGTTACCTCTAGATTGTTGCATAAAGCTGCTCTGATGTGATTATATCTATTAGCGGCAATTGAAATTCCGATGCCAGAACCACAAATTAAAATTCCAAAATCTGATTTTTTATCTTTGATGTGCAGGGCTAATTTTTCAGCAAAATCTGGGTAATCAACGGAATTTTTGCTATCAGTTCCTAAATCAAAAACCTCATAATTTTTTGACGCAAGCTCGCTTTTGAGGAATTCTTTCAACTCAAAACCTGCGTGATCAGAAGCGATTGATATTTTATAATTTTTATTCATCTACAAGTACCCTCTTCACATGTCAGCGTAAAGCAACAGTCTGAAGTTGAAACGCAACCATCATTTAATGCTCTGCAAGTAGGGGAATCACACACATTCTGTTCAGTACATTTACCATAAGGTGAACAACAATCTTTATCTATGCTACATGAATCCCCTCTAGTGTTGTTGCATGATTCTGTTGAGCATTTTCCATCACTAATACAATATGGAGAACTAGAGCAGCATTCAGAGCTACTTGTGCATGGGCTACCATCCCCAAGGCAAGAGCTACACTTAGCATCTTTACAGAACAAGTCTACATCACAAAGCTTGCATTCTGCATCACAGTCTTCGTCTAGACTTACGTATGTTGGGGTGCAAACACATACATTAGCAGTGCAAACATTGTCTCCGCTACATAATTGACATTCATTATCACATGGCCCACCTGTATCGCTATAAACTGGAGAAGTGCATGCACATGTTCCACTAGAACAAGTTAAGCCGGTATCGCATAACAAGCATTCAGCGTCGCAAGCCTCACCATAGTTTACAGTTACTGGTGTGCATGAGCCACTTGAAGTAGAAGATGTAGAGCTTGTTGTTGATGAAGATGTGGTGCTAGAGCTACTTGTAGAGGTGCTTCCAAATTGGGTATCTAAAATTGCTTCCTTGGACATATAAACTACAATATCATCAAAATAATTAGCATATGAGCTTTCTGATGAATTATTGAATGGAAGAGCTAGTATTTTTATATGTGCATTGCTTCCATCGTGAGTTTTTGGAGCGTTATTAGCTTCTCTAGTGCTGCCATTTGCCCCAGATAATTCTGTTCCAGCTAAATTTATAGATTTATATCCGTTTGCACCATGACTTACTAGGGCATAAGCTGCACAAACAGGTATTAAAACATTAGTGCTAGAAGCAGAAATCGTGCTAGCTCCTGCGTCTCGACAATCTGGAATATTGCTACCAACTTCTGAAGTTAGAACATAACGCCACATTATAGTGTTTTCAGAGCCTGAAGAGGTTAGATTTTTAACATCAATATTAGGTATGTTAGAGCTTGTTGACATTGCAGATGCCATTGATTCATCCATATAATACGAAATCAATCTTCCCCATTCATCATATAGATATTCAGGTGGTAAACCAATTTCAGCAAAAGGAACAAACCCAACAAAAGTTCCAAGGTTATTATTATATCCACCATCACAATCTGAGGGGTCTCCGCCAACTAATTCTTCTGAGCCAAAACTTGCAGAAGTTGGTGTTAAGCCTATATCCATTGGGCAGGGCAAGCGATTATTTTCCTTAGCATAAATTTTCAAGGCTTTGGCAATATGCTTAAGTTTTTCTTCAGTTTTAATATTGGTTTCTGAAATTTTTTTATCTCCCATCACATT
Proteins encoded in this region:
- the rpiB gene encoding ribose 5-phosphate isomerase B; the encoded protein is MNKNYKISIASDHAGFELKEFLKSELASKNYEVFDLGTDSKNSVDYPDFAEKLALHIKDKKSDFGILICGSGIGISIAANRYNHIRAALCNNLEVTKLARQHNNANVICLGARFIDNKIALEMVEAFFNTEFEGGRHTERVRKLCNAK
- a CDS encoding type II secretion system protein, which produces MKLLNKYKNFAFSLIELSIVILILSVVVSSAMNVMGDKKISETNIKTEEKLKHIAKALKIYAKENNRLPCPMDIGLTPTSASFGSEELVGGDPSDCDGGYNNNLGTFVGFVPFAEIGLPPEYLYDEWGRLISYYMDESMASAMSTSSNIPNIDVKNLTSSGSENTIMWRYVLTSEVGSNIPDCRDAGASTISASSTNVLIPVCAAYALVSHGANGYKSINLAGTELSGANGSTREANNAPKTHDGSNAHIKILALPFNNSSESSYANYFDDIVVYMSKEAILDTQFGSTSTSSSSTTSSSTTSSTSSTSSGSCTPVTVNYGEACDAECLLCDTGLTCSSGTCACTSPVYSDTGGPCDNECQLCSGDNVCTANVCVCTPTYVSLDEDCDAECKLCDVDLFCKDAKCSSCLGDGSPCTSSSECCSSSPYCISDGKCSTESCNNTRGDSCSIDKDCCSPYGKCTEQNVCDSPTCRALNDGCVSTSDCCFTLTCEEGTCR